A window of the Listeria swaminathanii genome harbors these coding sequences:
- the rpsT gene encoding 30S ribosomal protein S20, producing the protein MPNIKSAIKRVKTAETRNSRNASQRSAMRTAIKKFDEAAANNADNAKDLYVEASKKLDSAVSKGLIHKNNAARNKSRLAAKLAK; encoded by the coding sequence ATGCCAAATATTAAATCTGCAATTAAACGTGTAAAAACTGCTGAAACTCGCAACAGCCGTAATGCATCTCAACGTTCTGCAATGCGTACTGCTATCAAGAAATTTGATGAAGCAGCTGCAAACAACGCGGACAACGCGAAAGATCTTTACGTAGAAGCATCAAAAAAATTAGATAGCGCTGTGAGCAAAGGATTGATTCACAAAAACAATGCTGCTCGCAACAAATCTCGCTTAGCTGCTAAATTAGCTAAATAA
- the holA gene encoding DNA polymerase III subunit delta: MLPEWKQIRSKKITPVYLIIGTEDYIINETKQLLIDNILDGEEVEFNYANLDLEEMPIEAVIQEAESMPFFGDKRLVMANNPLFLTTEKSKNKVEHDTAKLETYLNEPVDYSVLCFVARVEKLDERKKLTKLLKKTATVIEAKRPNENELKKWIEAKISDNQMQMSQAAITRLMELTSGQLTTAMNELQKLMLYCFDTKEITVQDVESLVVRSLEQNIFLLLDKMIAMDIGGALRIYYDLLKQKEEPIKILALISSQFRLLNQLKLLEQQGYSQQQAATKLKVHPFRVKLASKQAKNFSELQLNQAIKRLAEIDLEMKTGFGDKEQKLEWFLFELQDNRQKTV, encoded by the coding sequence ATGCTGCCAGAATGGAAACAGATACGCTCCAAAAAAATAACACCAGTGTATTTAATCATTGGGACAGAAGATTATATTATTAACGAAACAAAACAACTTTTAATAGATAATATTTTAGATGGCGAAGAAGTAGAATTTAACTATGCCAATCTAGATTTAGAAGAAATGCCGATTGAAGCAGTTATTCAAGAAGCAGAAAGCATGCCGTTTTTTGGTGATAAACGCTTAGTGATGGCAAATAATCCACTTTTTTTAACAACTGAAAAAAGTAAAAACAAAGTGGAACACGATACTGCAAAATTAGAAACCTACCTCAATGAGCCAGTCGACTATTCAGTATTATGTTTTGTTGCTCGTGTCGAAAAACTAGATGAGCGCAAAAAACTGACGAAATTACTCAAAAAGACGGCTACGGTTATTGAGGCGAAACGTCCCAATGAAAATGAACTAAAAAAATGGATTGAAGCAAAAATAAGCGACAACCAGATGCAAATGTCACAAGCGGCTATTACTCGGCTTATGGAATTAACTAGTGGTCAGTTGACGACCGCGATGAATGAATTGCAAAAATTGATGCTATATTGTTTTGATACAAAAGAAATTACGGTTCAAGATGTAGAATCTTTAGTTGTACGGTCACTGGAGCAAAATATCTTCTTGTTGCTTGATAAAATGATTGCGATGGATATTGGTGGGGCGCTTCGAATTTATTATGATTTATTAAAACAAAAAGAAGAACCAATCAAGATACTAGCGTTAATTTCCAGTCAATTCCGTTTGCTTAACCAATTGAAGTTGCTAGAACAACAAGGCTATTCACAGCAACAAGCAGCAACTAAATTAAAAGTGCATCCATTTCGTGTGAAGTTAGCATCTAAACAAGCAAAGAATTTCTCAGAATTACAATTGAATCAGGCTATAAAACGATTAGCTGAAATAGATCTAGAAATGAAAACTGGTTTTGGCGATAAGGAACAGAAGTTAGAATGGTTTTTGTTCGAATTGCAAGATAATCGACAAAAGACGGTATAA